Proteins encoded by one window of Candidatus Hydrogenedentota bacterium:
- a CDS encoding alpha/beta fold hydrolase, with the protein MGAIALKSTKWALDIATKLIKANIRVHNIDGIKDDMAIIYVVNHFTRIETVLLPYVLHKYTGKEIWSLAAAELFVGRIGQYLLSMGNVSTQDPDRDKIIVNSLLTGEHPWIIFPEGGMIKDKKVVDPKGEFKVYSKGIRRPPHTGAAVLALRAEYYRQRLACFKDRADKQPAIQPILSHLGLQNVEQALQKRTFVVPVNVTYFPIRARENMMLRVARAFAKDLSKRAIEELSVEGTVLSKDTDIDVTFGDPIEVGHYLQETDCKLLVESIETDLNALEEDPESGFNEAARRLMIRFMADIYRNTTVNYDHIFGTLIRYQRARKFTERAYRNRIFLAVHQIKQLNQHRLHHFLDKSYRDIIYEDSAPIFTDFLDLCINDGILIKEGNEYVRNSQMRTGQGDFHSVRKDEITTVIANEVEPLSILTGIIRNVAAIPRPVLSGKIRELFLKEDNELFELDYANFAKPGESRPMDVGRPFLIAPPKYKAGMVLVHGYMAAPLEVRAMAEFFAHHGFAVYGVRLRGHGTSPEDLARTPWEDWYESLNRGYAIIKSLTDYIVLGGFSTGGTLALLAAGRKKDKIKAVFSINAPLQLRNYMARFASQLVSMNSLITRLRGGQGWEFIENHPENKHINYARNPITGVRELGKAMSAMEGVLKDVCVPSLVIQGFRDPLVEPSSGQNIFSQIGTHQKELVVLDSSRHGIINGDGAIEVYDRIERFLMWTRERESAGGMAEARAEAG; encoded by the coding sequence ATGGGAGCAATCGCACTAAAGTCCACCAAATGGGCCTTGGACATCGCCACGAAGCTCATCAAGGCCAACATTCGCGTCCATAACATCGACGGGATCAAGGACGACATGGCGATCATCTATGTCGTTAACCACTTCACTCGCATCGAAACCGTGCTTCTCCCGTATGTCCTCCATAAGTACACCGGCAAGGAGATTTGGTCGCTGGCCGCGGCGGAACTTTTCGTCGGCAGGATCGGCCAATATTTGTTGTCGATGGGGAACGTATCCACGCAGGATCCCGATCGCGACAAGATCATCGTCAATTCGTTGCTCACGGGCGAGCACCCGTGGATCATCTTTCCCGAAGGCGGGATGATTAAGGACAAAAAGGTAGTCGATCCGAAAGGCGAGTTTAAGGTCTACAGCAAGGGCATCCGCCGCCCGCCGCACACCGGCGCGGCCGTGCTCGCGCTGCGCGCGGAGTACTACCGCCAACGGCTTGCGTGCTTCAAAGACCGCGCGGACAAACAGCCCGCCATCCAGCCGATTCTCTCGCATCTCGGCCTGCAAAATGTCGAGCAGGCCCTGCAAAAGCGCACCTTCGTCGTGCCTGTGAACGTTACCTATTTTCCGATTCGCGCGCGCGAGAATATGATGCTCCGCGTAGCGCGGGCGTTCGCGAAAGACCTCAGCAAACGCGCCATCGAGGAGTTGTCCGTCGAGGGCACTGTCCTGTCGAAGGACACCGACATCGACGTGACCTTCGGCGATCCCATCGAGGTGGGCCACTACCTGCAGGAAACCGACTGCAAGCTGCTCGTCGAATCGATCGAGACCGATCTGAACGCGCTGGAAGAAGACCCGGAATCCGGGTTTAACGAGGCCGCTCGGCGTTTGATGATTCGGTTCATGGCGGACATCTACCGCAACACCACGGTAAACTACGATCACATTTTCGGAACACTCATTCGTTATCAGCGTGCCCGCAAGTTTACCGAGCGCGCGTATCGTAACCGCATCTTCCTGGCCGTACACCAGATCAAGCAACTCAATCAGCACCGGCTGCACCACTTTCTGGACAAGTCATACCGAGACATCATCTACGAAGATTCCGCGCCGATTTTCACCGACTTCCTCGACTTGTGCATTAACGACGGAATTCTCATCAAAGAGGGAAATGAGTACGTGCGCAACTCCCAGATGCGCACGGGGCAAGGCGACTTCCACAGTGTGCGCAAGGACGAAATCACGACCGTCATCGCAAACGAGGTCGAGCCGCTCTCCATCCTCACGGGAATCATCCGAAATGTCGCGGCAATTCCCAGGCCCGTGCTGTCCGGAAAAATCCGCGAACTCTTTCTCAAGGAAGACAACGAACTTTTCGAACTGGACTACGCGAACTTCGCGAAACCCGGTGAAAGCCGGCCGATGGACGTCGGCCGGCCGTTCCTGATTGCGCCGCCGAAATACAAGGCAGGCATGGTGCTCGTGCACGGCTACATGGCGGCGCCGCTGGAAGTCCGCGCAATGGCCGAGTTTTTCGCGCACCACGGGTTCGCGGTGTACGGCGTGCGGCTGCGCGGGCACGGCACGTCGCCCGAGGACCTTGCACGAACGCCGTGGGAAGACTGGTACGAATCGCTGAACCGCGGCTACGCGATCATCAAGAGCCTGACCGATTACATCGTGCTTGGCGGCTTCTCCACGGGCGGCACGCTTGCCCTACTGGCGGCGGGGCGCAAGAAAGACAAGATTAAAGCGGTGTTTTCCATCAACGCGCCCCTGCAATTGCGCAACTACATGGCGCGTTTCGCCTCGCAACTGGTGTCGATGAACAGCCTCATTACGCGCCTGCGCGGCGGGCAGGGCTGGGAATTCATCGAGAACCACCCCGAGAACAAGCACATCAACTACGCGCGCAACCCTATCACCGGCGTGCGCGAACTGGGTAAAGCGATGTCCGCGATGGAGGGCGTGCTGAAAGACGTCTGCGTCCCTTCGCTCGTCATTCAAGGGTTCCGCGACCCACTGGTCGAGCCGTCGAGTGGCCAAAACATATTCAGCCAGATCGGCACGCACCAGAAGGAACTGGTCGTCCTAGATTCCAGCCGCCACGGCATTATCAACGGAGACGGCGCAATCGAAGTCTATGACCGAATCGAACGCTTCCTGATGTGGACTCGCGAGCGGGAATCCGCGGGAGGGATGGCCGAGGCGCGCGCCGAAGCAGGGTAG
- a CDS encoding prolyl oligopeptidase family serine peptidase yields MQPGNTRRRGSRAAAAAIAVLILAGMNLGCPRRDPVTAGNFAHRLYRYQIQVGGEKPWYIVYVPDNYDPATPTPLILYWHGLFQAGTDGAAPYRDGIGLALDSHPELYPCLVALPQLPYFISIEDGNAIFNAVLEQLKQDYSVDPERIYVAGASTGSIRAMHYVIDTPDIFAGLFAIAGSVDVEYAPMLTDIPIFIAHGDADPATPVQTSRDLVDAIRELGGTVEYVEIPGADHQIFYMTYSRPSHVNWLLSQRLNP; encoded by the coding sequence ATGCAGCCAGGTAATACGCGACGGCGCGGGTCTCGCGCAGCCGCAGCCGCAATCGCTGTCCTAATCCTCGCCGGCATGAACCTGGGCTGCCCCCGGCGTGACCCCGTCACGGCAGGAAACTTCGCGCACCGCCTGTATCGATACCAGATACAAGTCGGAGGAGAGAAGCCTTGGTACATCGTATACGTACCGGACAATTACGACCCTGCGACGCCAACCCCCCTGATTCTCTATTGGCACGGCCTGTTTCAAGCGGGGACGGATGGCGCCGCGCCGTACCGGGACGGAATCGGGCTCGCTCTCGATTCGCACCCCGAACTGTACCCCTGCCTTGTCGCGCTTCCGCAGCTACCCTATTTCATTTCCATAGAGGACGGAAACGCGATATTCAACGCGGTCCTTGAGCAACTCAAGCAGGACTACAGCGTAGACCCGGAGCGCATCTACGTTGCGGGTGCGTCGACCGGCAGCATCCGGGCGATGCATTACGTCATCGACACGCCGGACATCTTCGCGGGTTTGTTCGCCATTGCCGGTTCGGTCGACGTGGAGTATGCACCCATGTTGACCGACATTCCGATCTTCATCGCCCACGGCGACGCGGACCCGGCGACGCCCGTCCAGACATCCCGTGATTTGGTGGATGCGATCAGGGAATTGGGTGGCACCGTCGAGTACGTCGAAATTCCCGGCGCGGACCATCAAATCTTTTACATGACGTATTCGCGCCCAAGCCACGTAAACTGGCTGCTGTCCCAGCGCCTAAACCCATGA
- a CDS encoding (4Fe-4S)-binding protein: MLKVTWDEDTCIHSGDCCTLLPKVFREENDKIVIDNTQAAEDAIRDTVHRCPSGALRIES; the protein is encoded by the coding sequence ATGCTCAAAGTTACGTGGGACGAGGATACCTGCATCCACAGCGGCGATTGCTGCACGCTGCTACCCAAAGTATTCCGCGAGGAGAACGACAAAATCGTCATCGACAATACCCAGGCCGCCGAGGACGCGATCCGCGACACGGTCCATCGGTGCCCCTCGGGTGCGCTGCGCATCGAATCGTAG
- a CDS encoding circularly permuted type 2 ATP-grasp protein, whose product MGFSAYDPEGFYDEMFEAPGEPRPGAQVLVEKINLLGTDLLRERQHAAERTLFEMGITFNVYGDNAGTERIFPFDIIPRIVRAGEWERIEKGLKQRIFALNKFIDDVYHDGAILRDGVIPEHVIKSASSFRSQCIGLNPRRGVWCHITGTDLVRDRDGTVYVLEDNLRCPSGVSYVLENRDVMKQTFPLVFEALLVRPVVDYPMRLLDMLISLVPEGVARPKVVVLTPGIYNSAYFEHSFLAQQMGVELVEGRDLLVKDGYVVMRTTKGFERVDVIYRRIDDDFLDPMAFRPDSMLGVPGILDVYKAGRVALANAPGTGVADDKVIYAYVPKIIKYYLNEDPIIPNVPTFVCWDDKERDHVLANLDKLVVKAANESGGYGMLVGPHASAEDRAKFADLIKANPRNYIAQPTLSLSRVPTIVDDHFEGRHVDLRPYILYGEDIYVLPGGLTRVALKKGSLVVNSSQGGGSKDTWVVEEQ is encoded by the coding sequence ATGGGTTTTAGCGCGTACGACCCCGAGGGGTTCTATGACGAGATGTTCGAGGCGCCGGGCGAGCCCCGCCCCGGGGCACAGGTGCTCGTCGAGAAGATCAATTTGCTCGGCACCGATTTGTTGCGCGAACGCCAACACGCCGCGGAGCGAACGCTCTTTGAAATGGGCATCACATTCAACGTCTACGGCGACAACGCGGGCACGGAGCGAATCTTCCCGTTTGACATCATCCCTCGCATCGTCAGGGCCGGCGAATGGGAGCGCATCGAGAAGGGCCTGAAGCAGCGCATTTTCGCCCTGAACAAGTTTATCGACGACGTATATCACGACGGCGCAATCTTGCGCGATGGCGTGATTCCGGAGCACGTGATCAAATCGGCCTCGTCGTTTCGTTCGCAGTGCATCGGACTGAACCCGCGGCGCGGCGTGTGGTGCCACATCACCGGCACGGACCTCGTACGCGACCGCGACGGCACCGTGTACGTGTTGGAAGACAATCTCCGCTGCCCTTCCGGCGTGTCGTACGTGCTCGAAAACCGCGACGTAATGAAGCAGACGTTTCCGCTCGTGTTCGAGGCGTTGCTGGTGCGTCCGGTGGTCGATTACCCGATGCGCCTGTTGGACATGCTGATCTCGCTGGTGCCCGAAGGCGTGGCGCGCCCGAAAGTCGTCGTGCTGACCCCCGGCATCTACAATTCCGCCTACTTCGAGCATTCGTTTCTTGCGCAGCAGATGGGCGTCGAACTCGTTGAAGGGCGCGACCTGCTGGTGAAAGACGGCTACGTGGTCATGCGCACCACGAAGGGGTTCGAGCGCGTGGACGTCATCTACCGCCGGATCGACGACGATTTCCTCGACCCGATGGCGTTCCGGCCGGATTCGATGCTCGGGGTGCCGGGTATTCTGGACGTGTACAAAGCGGGCCGGGTGGCGCTTGCAAATGCGCCGGGAACCGGTGTGGCGGACGACAAGGTCATCTATGCGTACGTGCCGAAGATCATTAAGTATTATCTAAACGAGGACCCGATCATTCCCAACGTGCCGACTTTTGTCTGTTGGGACGACAAGGAGCGGGACCATGTCCTCGCCAATCTCGACAAACTGGTCGTAAAAGCCGCCAACGAATCCGGCGGATACGGGATGCTGGTCGGGCCGCACGCGTCCGCCGAGGACCGCGCCAAGTTTGCCGATTTGATCAAGGCTAACCCGCGGAATTACATCGCGCAGCCCACGCTGTCGCTGTCTCGCGTGCCGACGATCGTCGACGACCATTTCGAAGGCCGTCACGTGGACCTGCGCCCGTACATTTTGTACGGCGAGGACATCTACGTGCTGCCGGGCGGGCTCACGCGCGTGGCGCTCAAGAAGGGATCGCTGGTGGTGAATTCGTCGCAGGGCGGTGGCAGCAAAGACACGTGGGTGGTCGAGGAGCAGTAG
- a CDS encoding alpha-E domain-containing protein has product MLSRVADSIYWMNRYIERADNVARFVDVNYHLHLDLPSMNGEQWEAPIQTTGDYDAFVGRLGKPTRETALRFLAFDTLNPNSILSCLSAARENARTIREIIPSEIWEHVNTFYIMVREAVQMRSFFDSPHEFLEQVKSESHLFTGITENCMPHGEAWHFARLGRFIERADKTLRILDVKTFLALPSRVDVGDAFDSIQWSALLRSVSAFEAYRKRHGSIEPDRVAQFLVLDREFPRAVLYCVHAAEDSLHAISHTPEDSFSNRAEQRIGQLASELAYADIQSIVTEGLHEYLDDLQLKLNKVGDAIFDTYFALHPVEPVRR; this is encoded by the coding sequence ATGTTGAGCCGAGTTGCCGATTCGATCTACTGGATGAACCGATACATCGAGCGCGCGGACAATGTCGCGCGGTTCGTCGACGTCAATTACCATCTGCACCTCGACCTGCCGTCGATGAACGGTGAGCAGTGGGAAGCGCCGATTCAGACGACCGGTGACTACGACGCGTTCGTCGGGCGGTTGGGCAAACCGACGCGCGAAACGGCGCTCCGCTTCCTGGCCTTCGATACCCTGAACCCAAACTCGATCCTCTCGTGCCTTAGCGCTGCGCGCGAGAACGCGCGGACGATTCGCGAGATTATTCCGTCGGAAATCTGGGAGCACGTCAACACGTTCTACATCATGGTACGTGAAGCCGTGCAAATGCGTTCGTTCTTCGATTCGCCGCACGAATTTCTCGAACAAGTCAAGAGCGAAAGCCACCTGTTCACCGGCATTACCGAAAACTGCATGCCGCACGGGGAAGCCTGGCACTTCGCGCGTCTTGGCCGGTTCATCGAGCGGGCGGACAAGACGCTGCGCATTCTGGACGTCAAGACCTTTCTCGCGTTGCCGTCCCGGGTCGACGTAGGCGACGCCTTCGATTCCATCCAGTGGTCCGCGCTGCTGCGTTCGGTGAGCGCGTTCGAGGCCTACCGCAAACGCCACGGCAGCATCGAGCCCGACCGCGTTGCGCAGTTTCTCGTGCTCGACCGCGAGTTTCCGCGCGCCGTGCTTTATTGCGTGCATGCCGCGGAAGACTCGCTCCACGCCATCTCACACACGCCGGAGGACTCCTTCAGCAACAGGGCGGAACAACGCATCGGCCAACTCGCTTCGGAACTGGCGTACGCCGATATTCAATCCATTGTCACCGAAGGATTGCACGAGTATCTCGACGATTTGCAGCTCAAGCTCAACAAGGTAGGCGACGCGATCTTCGATACGTACTTTGCGCTGCATCCCGTGGAACCGGTGCGCAGGTAA
- a CDS encoding dihydrodipicolinate synthase family protein: protein MKELLELRGIVTVLNTPFLSDDTLDLDGVRRNVAYAIDAGVAGFLVPAMASEVGKLSAHERLAVVDCVVTTTSGRVPVIGGASAPCQSDRLAAARDLIGLGCAGILVSIPYESDESYRRDVHGLAELQPNFLMLQDWDFTGSGLPLPLIVQLFDEVESFRCLKIETANAGAKYTNVLNATAGRLHVSGGWAVTQMIEGLDRGVHAFMPTGLHRAYARIFSQYAEDDRSGAVALFHRLCPILAFSNQHLDISIHFFKRLLHTQGIYATARVRNPITPFDAYQERRAAELIALAVEIENDLRAVIG, encoded by the coding sequence ATGAAAGAACTGCTCGAACTTCGTGGTATTGTCACCGTCCTCAATACGCCATTCCTTAGTGACGACACGTTGGACCTCGATGGGGTCCGTCGAAACGTAGCCTACGCGATCGATGCAGGCGTGGCGGGTTTTCTCGTTCCGGCGATGGCGTCCGAGGTAGGCAAGCTTTCCGCGCACGAGCGGTTGGCCGTTGTCGACTGCGTGGTAACGACCACGTCGGGACGGGTGCCGGTCATCGGCGGCGCATCCGCGCCCTGTCAGTCCGATCGGCTCGCGGCGGCGCGCGACCTAATCGGATTGGGCTGTGCGGGCATATTGGTCAGCATTCCGTACGAAAGCGATGAATCCTACCGCCGCGACGTGCACGGGTTGGCGGAGTTGCAGCCCAACTTTCTTATGCTGCAAGACTGGGATTTCACCGGAAGCGGACTTCCTCTTCCCTTGATTGTCCAATTGTTCGACGAGGTAGAGTCGTTTCGGTGCCTTAAGATAGAGACTGCTAATGCCGGCGCAAAGTACACAAATGTGCTGAATGCAACGGCGGGGCGCCTGCACGTTTCCGGCGGGTGGGCAGTGACGCAGATGATCGAAGGACTCGACCGCGGCGTACACGCGTTCATGCCCACGGGATTGCACCGCGCGTATGCGCGCATATTCTCGCAATACGCTGAGGATGACCGCAGCGGCGCAGTCGCCTTGTTTCATCGGCTCTGCCCGATTCTCGCTTTCTCGAACCAACATCTCGACATCTCGATTCACTTCTTCAAACGCCTATTGCACACGCAGGGCATCTACGCGACAGCGCGCGTGCGGAATCCGATTACGCCCTTCGACGCCTATCAGGAGCGCCGAGCGGCAGAACTCATCGCGCTGGCAGTCGAAATAGAAAACGACCTTCGCGCTGTCATCGGGTAG
- a CDS encoding tetratricopeptide repeat protein, translating into MSGPNTGNPASGGSSPVPRFIDQDEIDAALAQAQSVTKSAPPPGNVKLRPEDVPAPPPFVPGNDLGLLSQNEIDAVLHGQKSGSQSSTQPPQESQAVDQSEIDRLLAAAEADPTNFAAAEQALRKVEQADIDALAASGNAADALGDDTPLAGMDQNNATLTQSELDKLISGGEPEQQLGGGELDAVLSPIEPVDPSEAAISVDAAPVTLGQAELEALLAAHPMERAEPVAPLPIATRTDEDDPVERAARENAQANVGLENLAAAVPDPTAGEQPLAQDLIDSLLAQAAQAAATPEAPPKAASAPQGVDLKQGEAEAVALSDDDFADLGISMPTPQVSLVSEPADEAREPAEDASPVVQRRLNRDAKFPAKVAASIAAALVVGTGTFAYLWSQRATPETLEKPAAEVEHRDLEEVIAVARELMGKGEYVSAMRELGAAIRHAEPGLLLNEARFLHVEAGYRSLPPKPKAVDIETVLKNIEDVIALAPKYSRNPEALEWKAELYERTGAITTARDTYERILTNYPTTPNRDHTLLQLARLAFQLNYFDDAEKALTSIVQDFPDSPHKSEAQMMLAKCYESTGRVADAIATYATVAAERTESRVGAEAALALSRIADASGDTPGAIRALENRLQTSTTVDGNDAVYVELAKAYRKAGKPADAVRVARELLNFFPDSSRVPEAVVELTKAMDESGDSRQAIDLAQQAAERFDKNAAVAKNRALMLSKTNDTRAAAEALVKADELGANDPEVLLDAGRKYSELAEKEKALEVFNKVIEKYPDTEQAVEAGVALGREQYAAGDIAGAIDRLMALTEAPNASSKQLAIQSALGDIYTDLGLKKRATAAYEQVASLATDPETLAHAATVLLENGAIGSALPVIRKVDTARLPSKAGFDFLMAQGRAMLDLDAVAALDKMQQAFELYPVERTPEDFEYLVRACLETGKTAHARILVSDFDTYVEKHPEERERLQRTAALWGDALFNAGDYRGALDAYALAVPPAPEPAQDDEEPAGEATAPSGDALWATFQRANAMLKLDDYASSIPILDELASGDTPYAEDARIKAEYARLEQRLRGGGAVIAEGG; encoded by the coding sequence ATGAGCGGACCTAACACCGGTAATCCGGCGAGCGGTGGCTCATCGCCGGTTCCTCGTTTCATCGACCAAGACGAGATAGACGCAGCCTTGGCGCAGGCGCAGTCGGTGACCAAGTCAGCCCCACCGCCCGGCAACGTGAAGCTTAGGCCCGAGGACGTCCCTGCCCCGCCACCGTTCGTGCCCGGAAATGACCTCGGCCTCTTGTCCCAGAACGAGATCGACGCGGTACTGCATGGTCAAAAGTCGGGATCGCAATCCTCGACGCAGCCGCCGCAGGAATCCCAGGCTGTTGACCAGTCGGAGATCGACCGGCTTTTGGCAGCAGCCGAAGCGGACCCGACAAACTTCGCTGCCGCCGAACAGGCATTGCGAAAAGTCGAACAGGCCGATATCGACGCCTTGGCCGCGTCGGGCAACGCAGCGGATGCGTTGGGCGACGACACCCCGCTGGCGGGTATGGACCAGAACAATGCCACTCTGACTCAATCGGAATTGGACAAGCTGATTTCCGGTGGCGAACCGGAACAGCAATTGGGCGGCGGCGAACTGGACGCCGTGCTGTCGCCCATCGAACCGGTCGATCCGTCTGAGGCGGCAATTAGCGTGGATGCCGCGCCCGTAACGCTGGGGCAAGCCGAGCTGGAGGCCCTGCTTGCTGCGCACCCGATGGAGCGGGCCGAACCCGTCGCGCCACTACCCATCGCGACGCGGACGGATGAAGACGACCCCGTCGAACGTGCGGCGCGCGAGAACGCGCAGGCGAACGTTGGCCTTGAGAACCTTGCCGCCGCCGTGCCGGACCCGACGGCAGGCGAACAGCCGCTCGCGCAAGACTTGATCGATTCGCTCTTGGCGCAGGCTGCGCAGGCCGCGGCGACGCCGGAAGCGCCACCCAAGGCCGCATCGGCCCCGCAAGGCGTGGACCTGAAACAAGGCGAGGCCGAGGCCGTCGCGCTTTCGGACGACGATTTTGCCGATTTAGGCATCTCGATGCCGACTCCGCAAGTGTCGCTCGTCAGTGAGCCGGCCGACGAGGCGCGGGAGCCGGCAGAAGACGCCTCTCCCGTCGTGCAACGGCGGCTCAATCGCGATGCAAAGTTCCCCGCGAAGGTCGCGGCGTCCATCGCGGCCGCGCTTGTGGTGGGAACGGGTACCTTTGCGTACTTATGGTCACAGCGGGCCACTCCGGAAACACTCGAAAAACCGGCCGCCGAAGTGGAACACCGCGACCTGGAAGAAGTTATTGCAGTCGCGCGCGAGTTGATGGGAAAGGGGGAATACGTGAGCGCGATGCGGGAGCTGGGCGCGGCAATCCGCCATGCGGAACCGGGTCTGCTGCTGAACGAAGCGCGCTTCTTGCACGTCGAGGCCGGCTATCGATCGTTGCCGCCAAAGCCAAAAGCGGTCGATATCGAGACGGTGCTGAAGAACATCGAGGACGTCATCGCGCTCGCGCCAAAGTACTCCCGCAACCCGGAGGCGCTCGAGTGGAAGGCGGAGTTGTACGAACGAACCGGCGCCATCACCACGGCGCGGGACACGTATGAGCGCATCCTGACAAACTATCCCACCACACCAAACCGGGACCACACGCTTCTGCAGCTCGCGCGGCTCGCGTTTCAATTGAATTACTTCGATGACGCTGAGAAGGCCTTGACGAGCATCGTTCAGGATTTTCCCGATTCGCCGCACAAGAGCGAAGCGCAGATGATGCTCGCGAAGTGCTACGAGTCCACGGGCCGCGTGGCCGACGCAATCGCGACGTATGCGACGGTAGCGGCGGAGCGGACGGAATCGCGTGTCGGCGCGGAAGCGGCACTTGCGCTTTCGCGAATTGCCGATGCGTCGGGCGACACGCCAGGCGCGATCCGGGCGCTCGAGAACCGGCTGCAAACGTCGACAACAGTGGACGGCAATGACGCCGTGTACGTGGAGCTCGCAAAGGCCTACCGCAAGGCCGGCAAACCGGCTGACGCCGTGCGCGTGGCGCGTGAGTTGCTCAATTTCTTTCCTGATAGTTCGCGCGTGCCTGAGGCTGTTGTCGAGCTGACCAAGGCCATGGACGAGAGCGGCGATTCCCGGCAGGCGATTGACCTGGCGCAACAGGCGGCGGAGCGTTTCGACAAGAACGCGGCCGTCGCAAAGAACCGCGCGCTGATGCTGAGCAAGACGAACGATACGCGGGCCGCGGCCGAAGCGCTGGTGAAGGCCGACGAACTGGGCGCGAACGATCCCGAGGTCTTGCTCGACGCCGGCCGGAAGTATTCGGAACTTGCGGAAAAAGAAAAAGCGCTGGAAGTATTCAACAAGGTCATCGAGAAATATCCGGACACTGAGCAGGCAGTCGAGGCAGGCGTCGCATTGGGCCGCGAGCAGTATGCGGCCGGCGATATCGCGGGCGCGATCGATCGGCTTATGGCGCTGACCGAAGCGCCCAATGCGTCCAGCAAGCAACTCGCCATTCAGTCCGCCCTCGGCGATATCTATACGGACCTCGGCCTGAAGAAGCGTGCGACCGCCGCGTACGAACAGGTCGCCTCGCTCGCAACCGATCCGGAAACGCTCGCGCACGCGGCGACTGTGTTGCTCGAAAATGGGGCGATCGGTTCCGCGCTTCCCGTGATTCGTAAAGTGGACACGGCACGGTTGCCGTCAAAAGCCGGTTTCGATTTTCTCATGGCGCAAGGCCGCGCCATGCTTGACCTCGACGCGGTGGCGGCGCTCGACAAGATGCAACAGGCGTTCGAGCTGTATCCCGTCGAGCGGACACCCGAAGACTTCGAGTACCTCGTGCGGGCCTGCCTCGAAACCGGCAAGACGGCGCACGCGCGCATCCTCGTGAGCGATTTCGACACCTACGTCGAGAAACACCCGGAAGAACGAGAGCGATTGCAGCGAACCGCCGCGCTGTGGGGCGACGCATTGTTTAACGCGGGCGATTACCGCGGAGCGTTGGACGCGTACGCGCTCGCAGTCCCACCGGCGCCGGAACCCGCGCAGGACGACGAGGAACCCGCCGGCGAGGCGACCGCGCCGTCGGGCGATGCGCTTTGGGCCACGTTTCAGCGTGCGAACGCGATGCTGAAACTGGACGATTACGCGAGCAGCATTCCCATCCTGGACGAGCTCGCGTCGGGCGATACGCCTTACGCGGAGGATGCGCGTATCAAGGCGGAGTATGCGCGGCTCGAACAACGCTTGCGCGGCGGCGGCGCCGTGATCGCCGAGGGCGGGTAG